CGGTAAGCTTGACGTAACTCGCGGAGGAATCATCCTTGTGCCTGGCGCATCCGGGTCAGTCAATGGGGATGGACCCGATTCAGTGCCAACAAAGCTAAAGCGCGCGATGGAGACGGATTTAAGTAACATGTTAAAAAATGCTTTTGATAATTCAGACATACTCGTGTCGACAGTTTGTGGAGGTTCTCTCATTCTTGCAATGAAAGGTTTATTAGTCGGTCGCCATGCCGTAACGCATCATATGGGAATGGAATTATTAGCTGCGACGGATGCAATTCCTATTAATGCACGAATTGTTGATGACGGAAATTTAGTAACCGGCGGTGGTGTTACTTCGGGAATTGATGTGGCCCTATATTTAATTGACCGAGAATTAGGTCCTCGTATTGCGCACGCAGTTGAACAATTATTCGAATATGAACGGAGAGGGACAGTGTGGAGAGCAGTAGGAGATGCACCAAAAGAAGAAAAAGAAATTGAAGTAACAACGGCCTCTCCTCCCCTCCCATCTATGAAAGGCGGATTGGATAATACCTTCGTTGGGGAATGGGACACGACTCTTTCAACACCGATTGGTAAGCTAACAGTTCTTTTGAATCTATTTTCTGAAGACGGACGATTCTACGGGACCGCTAAGCAAGGAGACGATATCGCTACATTAGAGAATCTTATAATTGAAGGCGATCGATTAAAATGGTCTATGTTGTCAACGAAGCCAATGCGTTTAAATTTGAAATTCTCTGTTTCGGTAAATGGAGACAGTATGTCTGGTGAAGCGAAAGCGGGAATGCTGCCTTCATCAA
This genomic stretch from Peribacillus muralis harbors:
- a CDS encoding DJ-1/PfpI family protein, which produces MHIQVVLFDGFDLLDAIAPYEVFTAAAMYTNQELTVELVTAEGKRMVKSGINDLMIPASGKLDVTRGGIILVPGASGSVNGDGPDSVPTKLKRAMETDLSNMLKNAFDNSDILVSTVCGGSLILAMKGLLVGRHAVTHHMGMELLAATDAIPINARIVDDGNLVTGGGVTSGIDVALYLIDRELGPRIAHAVEQLFEYERRGTVWRAVGDAPKEEKEIEVTTASPPLPSMKGGLDNTFVGEWDTTLSTPIGKLTVLLNLFSEDGRFYGTAKQGDDIATLENLIIEGDRLKWSMLSTKPMRLNLKFSVSVNGDSMSGEAKAGMLPSSKLVGHRVL